The window ggggggggggtcggttCAAACCCTGGACGTTTCGCAGCACGGACTGGACCCTTTGCAGCATGGCTggccgtgggggggggagccccctgGTTCCTGGGGGGCACAGGCGTGGGGCGGGGTGTCCACGGGCCCCCCAGCTCGGCCGCCTTCCTCCCCGAGGAGTTTCCCAGGACAAACAAGCTGGGCTGAGAAAGTCAAGGACACTGGGGGGGGAATGTGGGCGTGGGGGGGGGTTAACCctttgggagctggggggggagggccaggcctcgcccagcagggggcgctgtggggagcggggggggggaggagaaattcCAGAGCTTTATGGGGTGGAACAGGCCGTGCCCCACCATAggtgccccccccagctgcctggggaggggggcggagccTGACATGGGTCAGGGAGCAGAACACAATGGGGTCTCTTGTGCCAGGCCGAGGGGGGGAGGCTcagaagtgggggggaggggatagctTGGAGTAcgggggggaggcagcctccccatgtcccccaccccacccaggagtCACCCTGCCCCCTACATGCATCTCCCGGcgagccccccccagctccctgcccctccccctgcagcccccaagaTTGCCTCCATCATCCCCCCTTCGCAGGCCCCCCATCTTCCACCCTCGcagaccccctgcccccttcacTCCCCCCGGCGGAGCCCatcccccccagctgtgcccccagcccctcccccactgctccacagaccccccccagccctggcagacCCCCCCTAGTCCTAAgcacccccaaacccatcccccatagccccctcccccaacctgcagccctctgcttccaACCCCCCCCTTCCTGCCATGCCTCCCCCCCACTCACCTGCTCTCCCGGCGCTGTCTGGGGCCacgctgccccccagctccccggggccccCCGCGGGCTGGGGGCGTCGCGGTCTCCGGGCCTCCCCCCCACGGCAGCGGGCCGGGCACAGCAGCACATCCCTGGGTTCGGGCCCCACAAAGCTGGTGACGGCCAGAGTATCCCCGCTGGGACCCCCCCAAGAgccccggggcccccccgcccgggggggatcccggcagggggaggggatggagaacAGGGGCTCCAGGGGGGGCTGGCGGAGTCcaggacctggggggaggggaagaaaaagggGGATCAATCAGTATGGGGTCCCCCAACATTACCaacaccccacagctccccctgctcccccaacaGCCAGCGCCCTCTAGTGGgtcaggcaggaggtgcagcagcCAGGGGCCCCCGGCGCCCCCTAGTGGGTCAGGCAGGAAGtgcagcagccagggcccccGGCGCCCCCTAGTGGGTCAGGCAGGAAGtgcagcagccagggcccccggcgccccctagtgggtcaggcaggaggtgcagaagCCAGGGGCCCCCGGCGCCCCCTAGTGGGTCAGGCAGGAAGTGCAGAAGCCAGGGCCCCCGGCGCCCCCTAGTGGGTCAGGCAGGAAGtgcagcagccagggcccccGGCGCCCCCTAGTGGGTCAGGCAGGAAGtgcagcagccagggcccccttgtgcccccTAGTGGgtcaggcaggaggtgcagcagccagggccccccTTGTGCCCCCTAGTGGGCCAGGCAGGAAGtgcagcagccagggcccccGGCGCCCTCTAGTGGgtcaggcaggaggtgcagcagccagggccccccTTGTGCCCCCTAGTGGGCCAGGCAGGAAGTGCAGCAGCCAGGGCCACCGGCGCCCCCTAGTGGtccaggcaggaggtgcagcagccagggcccccttgtgcccccTAGTGGGCCAGGCAGGAAGTGCAGCAGTCAGGGCCCCCTGGCGCCCCCTAGTGGGTCAGGCAGGaagtgcagcagctggagcagcccccggTGCCCCCTAGTGGGTCAGGCAGGAAGTGAAACGGCCACGAgtgccccccccagtgcccacaGCCCCCCTTACCTCTCCGCTCCACCAGCAGGATGACGTCCCCGGCCCGCGTGTGCTGCTGCAGGACATTCTCCACCTCCTGGGGCCCGAGGCCCCTCACGTCAGCCCCGTTCACCTTGGCCACGAGGTCGCcctcctccagcagggggcagcgcccccGGTCCCAGATCCTGGCCACCCGGGCCCCGGGCCCACCGTCCTCTGGCGCCTCCACCGTAAACCAGGGCCCCGTGGCGCTGCGGGGCAGGGGCACCGGCGTCAGCCGGCCGGGCGGCGGGGCACGGCGGGGGGGCGCCCCCGGGTGGCAGGGTCTCCGCTCCGCccgctcctcttcctcccccaggcAAAACTCAGCGCAGCAGCGGacccccaggccccgggcccggcgggagagggggggcccagcagcaggggggctgcagggggcagcggcCCCGTAGCAGGGGGGAGGCCGGCGGGCCAGCAGGGCGTCCCCACGGCGGAGACAATGGCAGGGGGAGTCCCGATGAGTGTATTGGAGGATACAGCTCCcgtccaccaccaccaccacgttCACTGCGGGGCAGAGAGGAGACAGTTAATGGGCCGGAGCGGGGCGCCCCCCGGTGCCCAGGGCAGGGAGGGTGCGGTGCCCCCTAACACCCCCCCCACTTACCTCCAGCCACCGGTGCCGTCTCTGCTGCCGGGATTGGGGGTTCAGGGGCCCGGTGGGGGCTCTGGTGggcactgcagctggggggggggagaatacatGGTGGGGTTAAATATTTGGGGGGTCCCTTTCTCAGGCAGCCTTATCCCCCTGGAATCTGCTCCCCTTTCCCACCCTCACAGCCCCCCGCTTCCCCTGGAGCTTCCAAATgctcccccccgacacacactgtCCCCATGTCTACCACCCCGACCCCCTGGATCTCCCCCAATTGCCCCTCCCCAAGTATCTCTGCAACCCCTTAGTCCCAGAtcttccccatccctgccccaggaaGCACCCACCCCCTCTGACCCTCGGCCTTGGAAGGGGGGAAATCACCTGATTCCACAGGCTTCACTTTTCTCCGCCCCCCAGTGCTGGAGCTGGGGCCCAGCCCCGCCCATGGCGCACTCGGGGACCAAACCGGGGTCTCTGCCCGCTGGGGAGGGGAACCCCGCGACCCCCGGGGGCCGGCTGCCTCAGCCCTGTGAGGAGAGAGAACGGGAGAGTTAGAACCTCCTCAGATGCAGCCACGTCTGGGGCGAGGCAGGTAGGTAAGAGCAGCACAGAAACagtctgcagcacagcgcccggccctgactgccaggggagagcgccccctgcccagcccccaacctgccccctagcgcccggccctgactgccaggggagtgcatcccctgccctgccccacggcaccccccagcgcccggccctgactgccaggggagagcgccccctgcccagcccccaacctgccccctaGCGCCTGGCCTTGACTGCCAGGGGagtgcaccccctgccctctaGAACGTGCTGGGCTCTAGAAAGGCCCCCTTCTAGAACCCCCAGGGGGAGCTAGATCCTGGGGTGTAGGGACTGGCTGAGATCTAGAACTTGCCCCCAGTTACTCTAGAACCACTTgaggagccagggctgggttcgAGCACTCTGGGGATCTAGAACATGGATCTAGGCTCGAGCCCCCCTGGGTGATGGGGCGTCCTCCCCACATTGGCCCTGGGAGGGCTGGATTAGCCCGATCAGCCAATTAGGTGGCAAACGGGAGGGAGCGACTCAGAAGAAGGCGCAGCGGTGAGGGACCGGGGTGGGAAGGAGCCTGGCAGGAAGGGGTCCGGGGGGGTGCAGTAAGATGGAGAGATGCAGGGGGCGAGGCCCCCTACCAGCCACAGCATGGGGGTATTGCTATGGGCAGGGGGTACAAAGGTCCCCCCAGCAGAAGGGGAACCCCTGGGGCGATCGGGCTGGGGGAACTGAGTCACGAAGGCGccgcagcagctcctggagcaagAGGGAGAGACGGGGGGCAACCACAGGGAAATGCTCCATCGCTCTCAAAGGCAAGGAGGAAATCTAGAGCCCTGTTGTTCTAGAACCCAGGTGGGATCCAGAGAGAGAGCTCTGTCACTCTAGAACCCACCGGGAATCTAGCACGCAGCTCCGTAGGCCCCAATGGAAACTCCTCCGCTGCTCTAGATCCCGTGGAGGATCTGAAAAAGTCCCCATTATTTGAGAACCCATGGAGGGTCTAGATAAGCCCCTGTTACTCCAGAACCCACTGGGAGTCTAGAAAAGCCTCCATTACTCGAGACCCCACTGTGGGTCTGGAAAGGCCTTCATTACTCCAGAACCCCTGGGGAGCTGGGCAAGGCCCCCTTCTTCTAGGCCCCACTGGGTATCTGGAAAAGCCTCCCGCCCCCGAGAACCCAGCGGGGATCCAGGGACTCTAGAACCCAGTTTGCTGGGGATGTGAGCTAGAAACGTCTCCTGCCTGGGACTCTTTGAGGCCGGGGTGGCGTGATGGGGGGGGTGGTTCGTCCCCTACCCAGGCTCTGAGCGGCTGGTGATGTTACCTGGCTGCggctgggggggagccggggcaggCCGGCAGGTGCGGAGAGAGGGTGTTCGCCCCAGAAGGGGGCCCTGCCAGAAGACCCTGCTCTCCTCCGAGGCCCCGGGGCGGCTTGACCTGGGCCGGCGCAGCTGCCTGTTCCTAGCCCACAGGCATCGACACACGAGGATCAGGAGACGGTCGTGTCCgctccctacccccacccccgcgAAAGCAGCTGGGACGAAGGGGGAAGCTGCCGTCGTCTTTTGCCgccgtgtgcctcagtttccctccggACTTTGAACGGGGAAGACGTTTCTGTCTGCTCCTCGGCCACTGCGGGAGGTATGAGGTAGGGGTGTCATCTCgccgcctggggtgggggggagaaataaCCGGGGTCATTGGAGAACGGGCCAAAGCCAACCCAAAGCGCCAGAGGATCCGagcaaaatgcccccccccctgcgactcacccatccatcccccaccAGTGGGAAAGCCACCCTGGGACACGGAGGCTTTCTGGAGGATTCTGGagcccggcccgggggggggtgggACTAGGCCGGTCCTTGGGGCCCGGAGCCTGGATCTAGGCTGGGGCAGATCCCAGATCTGGGGCCTCCGTGACTGGGGGTAGCAGCCTGGGGGGAGAACCAGCCCCGGGGTCCCAGCCCTGAGGTGTGCCAggtggggggagtttggggagtTTTTGCAGCTCCCCGGCAGGAAGATGTGGGGGGTCTAGATCCCAGGGGCCGATGCTGCggaagtggggggtgctgagaggtGGTTCTGGCAAAAGGGGCCCTGCCTCGCCATGAGAACAGACTCTGGAAAACGATCTGAGTCTAGATCTGACTGgttaaagggggggaggggtgactcCAGCCTCCCCCCCTTTAGCATCCGGGGGAACTCAGAAATAGCCGCAAGGGGTGGGCAGGCTCCCTCGGGGCAGGTGGGACGCTGGTTCTAGAGTGGGGACCGGTTCTAGAGCAGAGGGGGCCGGTTCTAAAGGCGTCCGGGGCTGTttgtgccgggggggggaggttctGGAGACAGGCTGGGTGTGTCTACAGGGGCGGGTTCTAGATCCggtgggggaatggaggggaAACATctcccatggggggagggggatcatgagcagggagggggagaagccagcgggggaggggctctggtccccccactccagagcccctCCGAAGAAGGAAGCTGAATCTGTCCCCTCTGCCatctccatccctgccccctgccccccccagatccaccctgacccccctcctAGTCCCTTAGGAGCCGTTCGTCCACCACAGAtccaaccccaaccccccccagcccttgggatgccccctcccccatctatcCAAGCCCCCCCATCTCTtactcccccccccagccgggaCAATCCAATTAACAGCTGATCCCGCTGCCCGCCCCGTCTCTgctggctgagctggggggggggctttaCCTTGGGGTGTCCCCGGCCTCCAGCGCTGCTCCGACCACCCCCCCAGTGGTACCCGATGCTGCCGGGGTTAGCAACGGGGGGTCGCCAAGGCAACGGGGTTTGCTGTCCGGGTAACCTTCCTCCTCCGTCGctaggctgggcgggggggggggcaggggatggacaGACGGGCCGGCCAATCGGAGACCAGAGCAgctaatctcccccccccccgccccgggatatgggacacggggcctttcccctctagggggcgcagGCTCCAATCCAGCCCCAGGGGGGCCAGTAATTAATCATCAGCCATTTCATGGGAAagcctccgggggggggggggggctgttcattcaccagccccacccctaaAGAGGTCTTACCCCGGCCACACAAGGTACTGGGGcaactgggctgggggggccgggagccaggactcctgggttctctccctggctctgggaggggagtggggtctagtggttagagcaggggggctgggagccaggactcctgggttctctccctggccctgggaggggagtggggtctagtggttagagcaggggggggctgggagccaggattctctccctggccctgggagggcagttggggctggtgggttagagagACGCGAACTGATTGATTTGGCATCGAGCCCGAAGTGGCTGGAGCTGGTGTTAAGagatttttttgaggggggggtaTGGGGttccccaggctcccagcccagcgccccctcccccaggctgtgAGGCGGGGTATGGGGGCTTAATAATTTGCTGCCTCCAAGGGGGGGAGCTGGTCCAGatgccccctccccactgtcCTGACAGCACAGGAGCTTACAGACCTTCCCATGGCTTCTGGGCCTTAGTCGGGCCCATGGGCCACATTTTTTTGCCCCCAACCTCTGGGGCAGCAATGGGGCAATTTGCGGTTTCTTTAAGGACAGAGGAAGTTCTCCAGTCATCGGGGGCTGGGGAAGCTGGGTGTGAAAcacccccgcacccccctgcatcCGGGCTAGGCCCAAGGCACAGGAcacagcagggagagggcagcTGGTGTCTGGGGCCAGGTGCCCTGAGGCCTGTAGgggatatggggtgggggggcaatggtgctcccctggctcccagcccagtgccccctccctTAGGTCTGGGGGGGGATTGGGGTCCCCAGGCTGTGAGGGGGGGTATGgggtcccctggctcccagcccagcaccccttcccctagggctgggggggagggtctcATGGGCTCTCAGacaactggggcggggggggggggggctcgtgGGAGCCACAGACCCCCAGCCCCGCATGGCCTCATGGGAGCCACACTCTCAGGCCCCCCCCATGAGATAGCCTGGGGCGGGGCTACACCCCCATGAGGCCCTGCGCGGGACGGGACTACACCCCCCATGATGCATTGGCGGGGACTTGCGCGGGGGGCGGGGTTACACAACCCCCATGAGGCAGCGCGGTGCCGGGACTACATCCCCCATAATGCTTTGCACGGGGGGCGGGGCCATCTCTCCCTAGAGGCAGCGCGCGGGGCCGGGACTACAACCCCCATGATTCCTTGCGCTGCGACGGCCTGCAAGATGGCGTCGGACGGCGGCCCGGCGGCGGGCGGGCCCCCAGCCCCGCGCCCGGTCTCGTTCGGGTTCACGCGCACGACCGCGCGCAGGCGGCTCGTGGgggagggcggggcaggggcaggggcaggggccgcgGCGGAGCCCGACTTCATCACCGCCGTGGAGGGGAGCGAGCTGCGCAGGTGAGAGCAGCGCGCATGCGCGGGCGCCGGGCCGGGGTGGGCAGCCTCGGGCGCGGCGCACGTGAGCAAGAGCTCGAACGCGTGCGAGTGCGCATGCGCCTGGGTCTGCAAAGACCTGGGAGGGGCGTGTCTGGGGAGGGGccgtggggcgggagggggcgtgTCTGGGgcgtggggcgggagggggcgtgtctggggaggggccgtggg of the Mauremys mutica isolate MM-2020 ecotype Southern unplaced genomic scaffold, ASM2049712v1 000298F_np12_obj, whole genome shotgun sequence genome contains:
- the MAGIX gene encoding PDZ domain-containing protein MAGIX isoform X2 — its product is MGGAGPQLQHWGAEKSEACGISCSAHQSPHRAPEPPIPAAETAPVAGVNVVVVVDGSCILQYTHRDSPCHCLRRGDALLARRPPPCYGAAAPCSPPAAGPPLSRRARGLGVRCCAEFCLGEEEERAERRPCHPGAPPRRAPPPGRLTPVPLPRSATGPWFTVEAPEDGGPGARVARIWDRGRCPLLEEGDLVAKVNGADVRGLGPQEVENVLQQHTRAGDVILLVERRGPGLRQPPLEPLFSIPSPCRDPPRAGGPRGSWGGPSGDTLAVTSFVGPEPRDVLLCPARCRGGEARRPRRPQPAGGPGELGGSVAPDSAGRAADRLVPGPSSDPPGGKHPEDGGLLARFSHPELGGLFRQVGAKVRLRMLPPLRDMAASSDLDGADIQVEEGAGRPGCRLPQPQCLSAPRDPPSYSVELLRGPLGFGFSLRGGSEYNMDIYVLGLLEGGPAQQSGKIQVSDQLLEINGEPTLGMTHARAVEQIRRGGSRICLVLRKGDGFVPDYVSVCAPPTATPLCTLALCVTNSRRGEPCFCLVGRLERD